The Salvelinus sp. IW2-2015 unplaced genomic scaffold, ASM291031v2 Un_scaffold8140, whole genome shotgun sequence genomic interval GGTTATAGGTGTAGGGTGTAGAGTGTTGGTTGGTCTGTGGTGTACGGGCTGGTGGTCCCGCCTGGTTTGGTACTCTTTTTGTGTTGTTTAGGGTTGGTGGGGGGTTGGGGGCCGGCTCGAGTGTAGAggctggtggtgtggtggtttAGGTGCTAGGGTGGTCGAGTGAGTGGTGAGTAGATGGTTTTTTGGTAGTTGCTGGTGGTGTTGTGCCCGTGGTGTGGGTGTAGGGCTGGTGGTTTGGTGGTGTGGTGTAGggctggtggtgtggtggtttgGTTGtagggtggtggtgtggtggcttTGGTGTATGGGCTGGTGTGTGGTGGTTTGGTGTAGGGCTGGTGGTGTTGGTGGGTGGGTGTAGGGcttggtggtgtggtggtttgGTGGTAGggctggtggtgtggtggtgtggtgtagggctggtggtgtggtggtttgGTGTAGggctggtggtgtggtggtttgGTGTAGggctggtggtgtggtggtttgGCCGGCCGGTTTGGCGCGGCTCGCTGTGAGCCCGACTTACTAAGGCGTTTGCACACGGCCATGCAGTAATCCTCAGAGTCAAAGTTGTTGCGGTTTCCAGCGCAGCCCCCGTACACGAAGCGGACGCACTTCCTGGTTGTCATATCGAAGTGCCAGCGGGCCATGGAGGCACGGCAGGGGCCGGTCTCTGCCTCCAGGGTACACACCGCTGGGGTCAGGGATAGGTCAGGGGTCAGCTGTTAGAACATCCACCCACAAGGGAGGGGGGGGCAGCACTCACATCTACCCTCAATGATTTAGAACCACTGTGGGAACCTACTGAAGCAGGAAGTGTCCTCCAGCAATGTCCTACACTATGTAGCATTTCAACGTTCCCACCCATGACCATCATGATAGCTACTACAGGGTTATGGTTGTAATAATCGTTATGGTTCATAACATGATACaggatgtcaacattgtgaacttCAAAAAAGTAATGTTTGAGAAAGTGGAGAACGCGTTTTGTTCTACACATCATGCCGACATTCTAAAAACATGGTCGGACCACTAGATTTAGCCTGAAGGCTAATTTTTGTCAGAGCagacaaacaattatacatttctaCACTGCAAATTGAAAACAACTAATGCCAAAAAAMAGATTGCATTTKaaaaataataataatttcatacATATTGACACACGATCACAAATCTATTTTTAtgcaaatacagtatatatacaaaagtatgtggacaccccttcgaaGTAatggatttggccatttcagacaaacccgttgctgacagctgtataaaatcgagcacacagccatgcaatctccatagacaaacattggcagtagaatggcattactgactgatgagctcagtgactttcaacatggcaccgMCAtaggcacctttccaacaagtcagt includes:
- the LOC112079478 gene encoding amyloid beta precursor like protein 2, producing the protein ACSKGTMVLHSYGMLLPCGIDKFHGTEYVCCPSPGEPSLPAMPSQEEEEEDEEEDEEVEETTLDQDDPVEKESEAPADEQPTTQKEEEPLDEEDEDEEEYHYVYEDEEADREEDEEEEKKERDSVPESQDEDKTLTEVKAVCTLEAETGPCRASMARWHFDMTTRKCVRFVYGGCAGNRNNFDSEDYCMAVCKRLSKSGSQRAAPNRPAKPPHHQPYTKPPHHQPYTKPPHHQPYTTPPHHQPYHQTTTPPSPTPTHQHHQPYTKPPHTSPYTKATTPPPYNQTTTPPALHHTTKPPALHPHHGHNTTSNYQKTIYSPLTRPP